From the genome of Gracilinanus agilis isolate LMUSP501 chromosome 2, AgileGrace, whole genome shotgun sequence, one region includes:
- the LOC123234168 gene encoding probable E3 ubiquitin-protein ligase TRIML1 gives MGQIICGQHGEKKKFFCEEDQIALCDSCLLAPEYKDHQVFSLEVAGEKCKEKLQEIRNKLQEKEEQFEIALNEVRMRKEEWEKLIHTLTQSVISKYEKVHQLLCDEFLCLQKVEEKYRDILEKLKDNKAKVLQQIQKLQEKILELKENLDEAPLEILQVTKIILEKNEELLHINPEEITSPWSICAIPCIREMLMIYQENITFDPETANPHLFLSVDLKSVKYGRIPQDLPDNDERFDEALSILGAQTFTSGIHYWEVKVGDNTEWEVGICKDSISRKGQLSKSPEDITTLEGFKSGNDFFIKRSYYSCISQPIEEVGIFVDCDEGIVAFCNVKDRALIYSTSKIAFQHPLRPYFSLCFPKEESTSGSLIICPFDQ, from the coding sequence ATGGGCCAGATCATCTGTGGTcaacatggggaaaaaaagaagttctTCTGTGAGGAAGACCAGATAGCCCTCTGTGATTCCTGCTTATTAGCTCCAGAGTACAAGGATCACCAAGTCTTTTCCTTGGAAGTGGCTGGTGAAAAGTGCAAGGAGAAGCTGCAGGAGATAAGGAACAAGTTACAGGAAAAagaagagcaatttgaaattgcATTGAATGAagtgagaatgagaaaagaagagtGGGAGAAGCTTATACATACTCTTACACAGTCAGTTATATCTAAATATGAAAAAGTGCACCAGCTCTTATGCGATGAGTTTCTATGCCTacaaaaagtagaagagaaatatAGAGACATCTTGGAAAAACTCAAGGACAACAAGGCCAAAGTATTGCAGCAGATCCAAAAGCTACAAGAAAAGATATTAGAACTGAAGGAGAATTTGGATGAGGCACCCTTGGAAATTCTCCAGGTTACAAAAATCatcttggaaaaaaatgaagagctGCTACATATAAATCCAGAGGAAATTACCTCTCCCTGGAGCATCTGTGCCATCCCATGTATAAGAGAAATGCTCATGATCTACCAAGAGAATATAACTTTTGATCCTGAAACAGCCAAtcctcatctttttctttctgtagACTTAAAGAGTGTCAAGTATGGAAGAATCCCTCAGGACCTGCCTGATAATGATGAAAGATTTGATGAAGCTCTCAGTATATTGGGAGCCCAGACCTTCACCTCGGGTATTCACTATTGGGAAGTAAAAGTTGGTGATAACACAGAGTGGGAAGTGGGCATCTGTAAAGATTCAATCAGCAGAAAGGGGCAACTTTCAAAATCGCCTGAGGATATAACTACCCTAGAAGGATTCAAATCAGGAAATGATTTCTTTATTAAGAGATCATATTACAGTTGTATAAGCCAGCCTATAGAAGAGGTGGGCATTTTTGTTGATTGTGATGAGGGAATTGTTGCATTTTGCAATGTCAAAGACAGAGCCCTTATCTATAGTACCTCCAAAATAGCTTTTCAGCATCCTCTTCGCCCTTACTTCTCTCTTTGCTTTCCTAAGGAAGAAAGTACTTCTGGATCACTCATTATTTGCCCTTTTGATCAGTAG